One Streptomyces sp. ML-6 genomic region harbors:
- a CDS encoding diacylglycerol kinase — protein sequence MTSEITLFVNPTAGSGRGAHAAQPAASALRDAGFSVRTVLGEDADDALRRARGAVAAGTGALVAVGGDGMMSLALQAVAGTRTPLGIVAVGTGNDFARALGTPIRDPSAAGRLAADLLKGGAAREIDLGRVGGRWFGSVLASGFDSRVNDRGNRMRWVGGRFKYDLAILAELAAFRPIPYEIALDGGPVREIEATLVAVGNGSTYGGGMRICADAVLDDGLFDVTVVGNCSRTTLLKVFPRVYKGTHLDHPAVTVHRVSSIELAAAGVTAYADGEQLGALPLTAHCVPGAVRVLAPGPSGGI from the coding sequence GTGACCAGCGAGATCACCCTTTTCGTCAATCCCACCGCGGGAAGCGGCCGGGGCGCGCATGCCGCGCAGCCGGCCGCTTCCGCGTTGCGGGACGCCGGATTCTCCGTGCGCACGGTTCTCGGCGAGGACGCCGACGACGCCCTGCGAAGGGCCCGCGGGGCCGTCGCGGCCGGGACCGGCGCACTGGTCGCGGTGGGCGGGGACGGCATGATGTCCCTCGCCCTGCAGGCCGTCGCCGGAACGCGGACCCCGCTCGGGATCGTCGCCGTCGGCACCGGGAACGACTTCGCGCGCGCGCTCGGGACGCCGATACGCGACCCGTCCGCCGCCGGGCGGCTGGCGGCCGACCTGCTCAAGGGCGGTGCCGCGCGCGAGATCGACCTCGGCCGGGTCGGCGGGCGGTGGTTCGGTTCCGTACTCGCCTCCGGCTTCGACTCCCGGGTCAACGACCGCGGCAACCGGATGCGCTGGGTCGGCGGCCGGTTCAAGTACGACCTCGCGATCCTCGCCGAACTCGCCGCATTCAGGCCCATCCCGTACGAGATCGCGCTGGACGGCGGCCCCGTGCGGGAGATCGAGGCCACCCTCGTCGCCGTGGGCAACGGCTCGACGTACGGCGGGGGCATGCGGATCTGCGCGGACGCCGTCCTGGACGACGGGCTGTTCGACGTGACCGTCGTCGGGAACTGCAGCCGCACCACCCTGCTCAAGGTCTTCCCCCGCGTCTACAAGGGAACGCACCTCGACCACCCCGCGGTCACCGTGCACCGGGTCTCCTCCATCGAGCTGGCCGCGGCGGGTGTCACTGCGTACGCGGACGGTGAACAGCTCGGGGCGCTGCCGCTCACCGCGCACTGCGTGCCGGGCGCGGTACGGGTGCTCGCGCCGGGTCCCTCCGGAGGGATTTAA
- the tatC gene encoding twin-arginine translocase subunit TatC, which yields MLKSARKQETDPEGRMPLVEHLRELRNRLAKGLLGIVVVTIVAAFFYKEIVEVFTDPVLKAVGCESSFAELSQKEDGTCARIVLNGLITPFTLALKVSLMAGLALSSPLWLYQLWAFVAPGLHKHEKKYSLAFVGAGFPLFLAGGFFAYTTLPTMSRVLLEFSPADLDNQLPLDELLDLITRMVVVFGLSFELPLLLVMLNLGGVITGKRMLGWWRGMIMGITLFSALATPSTDPVSMLMLAVPIWALYFVATAIALLNDRRKARIAAAGPADDEASALDLTPEDIGEIEPVSSPRSLPSQANSDRDRLNGYDDIT from the coding sequence TTGCTCAAGTCTGCCCGCAAGCAGGAGACGGACCCAGAGGGCCGCATGCCCCTGGTGGAGCACCTGCGTGAGCTGCGTAACCGGCTGGCCAAGGGGCTGCTCGGGATCGTCGTCGTCACGATCGTTGCCGCGTTCTTCTACAAGGAGATCGTCGAGGTCTTCACCGACCCCGTGCTGAAGGCGGTCGGTTGTGAATCCAGCTTCGCCGAACTCTCGCAGAAGGAGGACGGTACCTGTGCGCGTATCGTCCTGAACGGTCTGATCACCCCCTTCACCCTCGCCCTCAAGGTCTCCTTGATGGCGGGTCTCGCCCTGTCCTCGCCGCTCTGGCTCTACCAGCTGTGGGCGTTCGTCGCGCCGGGGCTGCACAAGCACGAGAAGAAGTACTCCCTCGCCTTCGTCGGCGCGGGCTTCCCGCTCTTTCTCGCGGGTGGTTTCTTCGCGTACACCACCCTGCCCACGATGTCCCGGGTGCTGCTGGAGTTCTCTCCGGCCGACCTCGACAACCAGCTGCCGCTGGACGAACTGCTGGACCTGATCACACGCATGGTCGTGGTCTTCGGTCTCTCCTTCGAACTTCCCCTGCTGCTCGTCATGCTGAACCTGGGCGGGGTCATCACCGGCAAGCGGATGCTGGGTTGGTGGCGGGGCATGATCATGGGCATCACGCTCTTCTCCGCGCTGGCCACCCCCAGCACGGACCCGGTGAGCATGCTGATGCTCGCCGTACCGATCTGGGCGCTCTACTTCGTGGCCACGGCGATCGCCCTCCTCAACGACCGCCGCAAGGCGCGGATCGCGGCGGCGGGCCCGGCTGACGACGAGGCCTCGGCCCTGGACCTCACTCCCGAGGACATCGGCGAGATCGAACCGGTCTCGTCCCCCCGGTCGCTGCCCTCGCAGGCGAACTCGGACCGGGACCGGCTGAACGGTTACGACGACATCACCTGA
- the tatA gene encoding Sec-independent protein translocase subunit TatA has protein sequence MFGKLGAPEFILILVVIILLFGAKKLPDMARSLGKSARILKSEAKAMKSEGAPSATPAEPAANDAAQDQAAQRTIKAAPGDVTSSRPVGEPTDSTKR, from the coding sequence ATGTTCGGAAAGCTTGGCGCTCCCGAGTTCATCCTGATTCTCGTCGTCATCATTCTGCTGTTCGGCGCGAAGAAGCTTCCTGACATGGCTCGCTCGCTCGGCAAGTCGGCCCGCATCCTCAAGAGCGAGGCCAAGGCGATGAAGTCCGAGGGCGCACCGTCGGCGACCCCGGCCGAGCCGGCCGCCAACGACGCGGCCCAGGACCAGGCCGCCCAGCGCACGATCAAGGCCGCCCCCGGTGACGTGACCAGCTCGCGTCCGGTCGGGGAGCCGACCGACTCGACCAAGCGCTGA
- a CDS encoding WYL domain-containing protein, which yields MATNAIDQTRRMLSLVTYLRERPGAHVQDVARAFGITEDELISDLDVLPMCGTSFRGGDLLDIDTDGERIWWHNPDDVAAPLRLAADEATALLVAARAVATLPGLRESDRQALLRATAKLETAAGETGAASSRLSVTFESEGGVFADVDRAISERRRLWLRYYSPARDELTEREVDPIRLFAVGHTYMEAWCRSSEDRRTFRLDRVAEIRLLDEPAAPPELELRDLSEGLVHPAAEDPEVVVEVGPGGRWVAEYYPHDSAQELPDGGLCITLRTPDPASLRRLALRLGGEGRIVSPPELARSAREAARAALAAYDGPV from the coding sequence ATGGCGACGAACGCGATCGACCAGACCCGCCGGATGCTCTCCCTGGTGACGTACCTGCGCGAGCGTCCCGGCGCCCACGTCCAGGACGTGGCCCGCGCCTTCGGGATCACCGAGGACGAGCTGATCTCGGACCTCGACGTGCTGCCCATGTGCGGGACGAGCTTCCGCGGCGGGGACCTGCTGGACATCGACACCGACGGCGAGCGCATCTGGTGGCACAACCCGGACGACGTCGCCGCGCCGCTGCGGCTCGCCGCCGACGAGGCGACGGCGCTCCTGGTGGCCGCCCGCGCCGTGGCCACCCTGCCCGGACTGCGCGAGAGCGACCGGCAGGCGCTGCTGCGGGCCACCGCGAAGCTGGAGACCGCGGCCGGTGAGACGGGCGCGGCGAGCTCCCGGCTCTCGGTCACCTTCGAGTCGGAGGGCGGTGTCTTCGCCGACGTCGACCGGGCGATCTCCGAGCGCCGCCGGCTCTGGCTGCGCTACTACTCGCCCGCCCGCGACGAACTCACCGAGCGCGAGGTGGACCCGATCCGGCTGTTCGCCGTGGGCCACACGTACATGGAGGCCTGGTGCCGGTCCTCCGAGGACCGGCGCACCTTCCGGCTCGACCGGGTGGCCGAGATCCGACTCCTCGACGAACCGGCCGCGCCGCCCGAGCTCGAACTGCGGGACCTGTCCGAAGGGCTCGTCCACCCGGCGGCCGAGGACCCCGAGGTCGTGGTCGAGGTGGGCCCCGGCGGACGGTGGGTCGCCGAGTACTACCCGCACGACAGCGCGCAGGAACTGCCCGACGGCGGGCTGTGCATCACCCTGCGCACCCCCGATCCGGCCTCGCTGCGCAGGCTCGCGCTGCGGCTGGGCGGGGAGGGCCGCATCGTCTCCCCGCCGGAGCTGGCGCGGAGCGCGCGGGAGGCGGCCCGGGCGGCGCTCGCCGCGTACGACGGCCCGGTCTGA
- a CDS encoding WYL domain-containing protein gives MAIAKAERLMNLALCLLGTRRPLSKRELRGSIEAYLEAGSDDAFNRMFERDKDDLRELGLVIETVENLDGDIGYLARRDSNRLPPITLDAEEAAALGLAAKVWQQARLAGAASGALQKLRAAGMPETEETYEVHSALEPRIPVHEAAFEPLMLACRDRRPVVFDYRKGNAARSEQRHVEPWTLECWRGHWYLAGWDRDRGAERVFRLSRITGRVRSRAGAFTREVPDVVTVRETVESWAGETATRTALIRLRTGAGYPLRSRAVSVRELGNGWDELEIPYGHGLDAWLVEFGPDVVVEEPADLRADVVERLRAVAED, from the coding sequence ATGGCGATTGCCAAGGCCGAGCGGCTGATGAACCTGGCGCTGTGCCTGCTGGGGACCCGCCGCCCGCTCAGCAAGCGCGAGCTGCGCGGGTCCATCGAGGCCTACCTGGAAGCGGGCTCCGACGACGCCTTCAACCGGATGTTCGAGCGCGACAAGGACGATCTGCGCGAGCTCGGTCTGGTCATCGAGACCGTGGAGAACCTGGACGGCGACATCGGCTACCTCGCCCGCCGCGACAGCAACCGGCTGCCCCCGATCACGTTGGACGCCGAGGAGGCCGCCGCGCTCGGACTGGCCGCCAAGGTCTGGCAGCAGGCCCGGCTGGCCGGCGCCGCCAGCGGTGCGCTGCAGAAGCTGCGGGCCGCCGGCATGCCGGAGACCGAGGAGACGTACGAGGTGCACAGCGCCCTCGAACCGCGCATCCCCGTCCACGAGGCCGCCTTCGAACCGCTGATGCTGGCCTGCCGGGACCGCCGCCCGGTGGTCTTCGACTACCGCAAGGGCAACGCGGCCCGCTCCGAACAGCGCCACGTCGAACCGTGGACGCTGGAGTGCTGGCGCGGCCACTGGTACCTGGCCGGCTGGGACCGCGACCGCGGGGCCGAGCGGGTGTTCCGGCTTTCCCGGATCACCGGCCGGGTCCGCTCCCGGGCCGGGGCGTTCACCAGGGAGGTGCCCGACGTGGTGACCGTCCGCGAGACCGTCGAGAGCTGGGCGGGGGAGACGGCCACCAGGACCGCGCTGATCAGGCTGCGCACCGGAGCCGGCTACCCGCTGCGCTCGCGCGCCGTGTCGGTCCGGGAACTCGGGAACGGGTGGGACGAGTTGGAGATTCCGTACGGACACGGCCTGGACGCCTGGCTCGTCGAGTTCGGCCCGGACGTGGTCGTGGAGGAACCCGCCGATCTGCGGGCCGACGTGGTGGAGCGGCTGCGCGCCGTGGCCGAGGACTGA
- a CDS encoding FKBP-type peptidyl-prolyl cis-trans isomerase, translated as MSIEKPEIDFPGGEPPAELEIKDIWEGDGAVAKAGDSVSVHYVGVAFSTGEEFDASWNRGAPLQFQLGAGQVIAGWDQGVQGMKVGGRRQLTIPAHLAYGDRGAGGGRIAPGETLIFVCDLVAV; from the coding sequence GTGAGCATCGAGAAGCCCGAGATCGACTTCCCGGGTGGCGAGCCGCCGGCCGAGCTGGAGATCAAGGACATCTGGGAGGGCGACGGCGCGGTCGCCAAGGCGGGCGACTCCGTCTCCGTGCACTACGTCGGTGTGGCCTTCTCCACCGGTGAGGAGTTCGACGCCTCCTGGAACCGCGGCGCCCCGCTGCAGTTCCAGCTCGGTGCCGGTCAGGTCATCGCCGGCTGGGACCAGGGCGTGCAGGGCATGAAGGTCGGCGGCCGTCGCCAGCTGACCATCCCCGCGCACCTCGCGTACGGCGACCGCGGCGCCGGCGGCGGCCGCATCGCGCCCGGCGAGACGCTGATCTTCGTCTGCGACCTGGTCGCCGTCTGA
- a CDS encoding FKBP-type peptidyl-prolyl cis-trans isomerase: protein MRRLAGLLVVPLLLLAAGCGDEKGSASDSVSASAPSKDGFPAITAGAKFGEKPTLAKGTGNPPKELKTRVVSEGDGATLKNGDAIQVNYLGQSWDSDKPFDNSFDRKQPFDLTLGAGMVIQGWDKGLVGQKVGSRVQLVIPPDLGYGAQGQGSDIKPNATLVFVVDVLKATQIPASAKGTEVAQDDIDLPKVGTNTDGKAPKVTIPTKSDPPKKLVSTYVLESEGEVVKDTDSVVVNYVGLTWKDGKTFDSTYAAGKTQTFPLAQVTLKGLKDGLVGKKIGSRVLLVIPPDQGFGDKAQQTIPAKSTLVFAVDLLAKM, encoded by the coding sequence GTGCGCCGACTTGCCGGCCTTCTCGTCGTACCCCTGTTGCTGCTGGCAGCGGGCTGCGGCGACGAGAAGGGCTCCGCTTCCGATTCCGTTTCCGCCTCCGCCCCGTCGAAGGACGGCTTCCCCGCGATCACCGCAGGTGCGAAGTTCGGGGAGAAGCCCACCCTGGCCAAGGGCACGGGCAACCCGCCCAAGGAGCTGAAGACCAGAGTCGTCAGCGAGGGCGACGGCGCCACGCTCAAGAACGGCGACGCGATCCAGGTCAATTACCTCGGCCAGTCCTGGGACTCCGACAAGCCGTTCGACAACAGTTTCGACCGCAAGCAGCCGTTCGACCTGACCCTCGGCGCCGGCATGGTCATCCAGGGCTGGGACAAGGGCCTCGTCGGCCAGAAGGTCGGCAGCCGGGTCCAGCTGGTCATCCCGCCGGACCTCGGTTACGGCGCCCAGGGGCAGGGCAGCGACATCAAGCCCAACGCCACGCTCGTCTTCGTCGTCGACGTCCTGAAGGCGACGCAGATCCCGGCCTCCGCCAAGGGCACCGAGGTCGCCCAGGACGACATCGACCTCCCGAAGGTCGGCACCAACACGGACGGCAAGGCGCCCAAGGTCACCATCCCGACCAAGAGCGACCCGCCGAAGAAGCTGGTCTCCACCTATGTCCTGGAGTCCGAGGGCGAGGTCGTGAAGGACACCGACAGCGTCGTCGTGAACTACGTCGGACTGACGTGGAAGGACGGCAAGACCTTCGACAGCACCTACGCGGCGGGCAAGACGCAGACCTTCCCGCTCGCCCAGGTCACCCTGAAGGGCCTGAAGGACGGGCTGGTCGGCAAGAAGATCGGCAGCCGGGTGCTGCTCGTCATCCCGCCGGACCAGGGCTTCGGCGACAAGGCCCAGCAGACCATCCCCGCCAAGTCCACGCTGGTCTTCGCGGTGGACCTGCTGGCGAAGATGTAA
- the pafA gene encoding Pup--protein ligase, with amino-acid sequence MDRRIFGLENEYGVTCTFRGQRRLSPDEVARYLFRRVVSWGRSSNVFLRNGARLYLDVGSHPEYATPECDNLTELVTHDKAGERILEGLLVDAERRLHEEGIAGDVYLFKNNTDSAGNSYGCHENYLVARHGEFSRLADILIPFLVTRQLICGAGKVLQTPRGAVYCVSQRAEHIWEGVSSATTRSRPIINTRDEPHADAERYRRLHVIVGDSNMSETTMLLKVGATDLVLRMIEAGTVMRDLTLENPIRAIREVSHDTTGQRKVRLASGREASAIEVQREYYEKAVDFVDRRGIRTGTVARVLELWGRTLDAVEAEDLDRIETEIDWVMKYKLIERYRAKHNMTMSHPRVAQIDLAYHDIHRRRGLYYLLERKGQAARVCNDLKIFEGKSVPPQTTRARLRGDFIRRAQEQRRDFTVDWVHLKLNDQAQRTVLCKDPFRSVDDRVEKLIAGM; translated from the coding sequence ATGGACCGCCGCATTTTCGGGCTGGAGAACGAGTACGGCGTCACGTGCACGTTCAGGGGACAGCGCCGACTGTCCCCTGACGAAGTGGCGCGCTACCTCTTCCGCCGTGTTGTGTCATGGGGCCGCAGCAGCAATGTCTTTCTGCGGAACGGCGCCCGCCTCTACCTCGACGTGGGATCGCATCCGGAATATGCAACCCCCGAATGCGACAACCTGACCGAACTGGTCACCCACGACAAGGCCGGTGAGCGCATTCTCGAAGGTCTGCTCGTCGACGCCGAACGCCGCCTGCACGAGGAGGGAATCGCGGGCGACGTCTATCTCTTCAAGAACAACACCGACTCCGCGGGGAATTCCTACGGCTGCCACGAGAACTACCTGGTGGCACGACACGGTGAATTCTCCCGGCTCGCGGACATCCTCATTCCCTTCCTCGTCACGAGGCAACTGATCTGCGGCGCGGGCAAGGTGCTGCAGACCCCCCGGGGCGCCGTCTACTGCGTCAGCCAGCGTGCCGAGCACATCTGGGAGGGCGTCAGTTCCGCGACGACGCGTTCCCGTCCGATCATCAACACACGTGACGAACCGCACGCGGACGCGGAGCGGTACCGCCGCCTCCACGTCATCGTCGGTGACTCCAACATGTCCGAGACGACCATGCTGCTCAAGGTCGGCGCGACCGACCTGGTGCTCCGCATGATCGAAGCGGGCACGGTGATGCGGGACCTGACGCTGGAGAACCCGATCCGGGCGATCCGCGAGGTCAGCCACGACACCACCGGGCAGCGCAAGGTGCGCCTGGCCAGCGGCCGCGAGGCGTCGGCCATCGAGGTGCAGCGCGAGTACTACGAGAAGGCCGTCGACTTCGTCGACCGCCGCGGCATCCGCACCGGGACGGTCGCCCGGGTGCTGGAGCTCTGGGGCCGTACGCTCGACGCGGTCGAGGCCGAGGACCTCGACCGGATCGAGACCGAGATCGACTGGGTGATGAAGTACAAGCTCATCGAGCGGTACCGGGCCAAGCACAACATGACCATGTCGCACCCACGGGTCGCCCAGATAGACCTCGCGTACCATGACATCCACCGTCGTCGCGGCCTGTACTACCTGCTGGAACGCAAGGGGCAGGCCGCCCGCGTCTGCAACGACCTGAAGATCTTCGAGGGCAAGTCCGTGCCCCCGCAGACGACCAGGGCGCGGCTGCGCGGCGACTTCATCCGCAGGGCGCAGGAACAGCGGCGGGACTTCACCGTCGACTGGGTGCACCTCAAGCTCAACGACCAGGCGCAGCGCACCGTGTTGTGCAAGGACCCGTTCCGTTCGGTGGACGACCGTGTCGAGAAGCTGATCGCGGGTATGTGA
- a CDS encoding MFS transporter yields the protein MAAGYLDILRAKHAARLLAGTLLGRLPSGTGHIAIVLFTRAEGGSYTLAGALAAVYGLSTAVGQPLLGRAVDLYGQPRVQLPASVVSALGMVLLAVVGLGSLPLAYGAVVVAGLFTPPLEGGLRALWPSVLGGEDRVHRAYAMDAVAQEVMFTLGPLLVTVLVSLWSPAAALLVINVLGVLGALSVVLSEPSRTWRSAPREAHWLGALRSPGLLVLLGSFFFVGLALGSITVAGVAYADDHGRESVYGWLMAALGLGALIGGAVYGARQWAGAPERRLRVIVALLALGYLPLMLTPGVVAMTALAALAGVFLAPAIACSFIVVDRHAPRGTVTEAFSWLVTTFGVGAAVGTAVAGPAVELGGTAWSFAVAAAGGVAALLVLLTTGRVLAVPGRTAVAVRGSENDRNGAVEPGFSSGHQA from the coding sequence ATGGCCGCGGGATATCTGGACATCCTCCGGGCGAAACACGCCGCGCGGCTGCTGGCGGGAACCCTGCTGGGGCGACTGCCGAGCGGGACCGGCCACATCGCGATCGTGCTCTTCACCCGGGCCGAGGGCGGCAGCTACACCCTCGCCGGCGCGCTCGCGGCCGTGTACGGACTGTCCACCGCCGTCGGCCAGCCGCTGCTGGGCCGCGCCGTGGACCTGTACGGCCAGCCGCGCGTCCAGCTCCCGGCCTCGGTGGTCTCGGCGCTGGGCATGGTCCTGCTGGCCGTGGTGGGCCTCGGTTCGCTGCCCCTGGCCTACGGGGCGGTCGTGGTGGCCGGGCTCTTCACACCTCCGCTGGAGGGCGGCCTGCGGGCCCTGTGGCCGAGCGTCCTGGGCGGTGAGGACAGGGTGCACCGGGCGTACGCCATGGACGCCGTCGCCCAGGAGGTCATGTTCACCCTGGGCCCGCTCCTGGTCACGGTGCTGGTCTCGCTCTGGTCGCCCGCCGCCGCCCTGCTCGTCATCAACGTGCTGGGGGTGCTGGGGGCGCTCTCCGTCGTCCTCTCCGAACCGTCCCGCACCTGGCGCTCCGCGCCCCGCGAGGCGCACTGGCTGGGCGCGCTGCGCTCGCCGGGGCTGCTGGTGCTGCTCGGCTCGTTCTTCTTCGTCGGACTGGCGCTGGGCTCGATCACGGTGGCCGGTGTGGCCTACGCCGACGACCACGGCCGCGAGTCGGTGTACGGCTGGCTGATGGCCGCGCTCGGGCTGGGTGCGCTGATCGGCGGCGCGGTGTACGGGGCGCGGCAGTGGGCCGGGGCCCCGGAGCGCCGGCTGCGGGTCATCGTCGCCCTGCTGGCGCTGGGCTACCTGCCGCTGATGCTGACACCGGGCGTGGTCGCCATGACCGCGCTGGCGGCCCTGGCCGGGGTCTTCCTGGCCCCCGCGATCGCCTGCTCGTTCATCGTGGTCGACCGGCACGCCCCGCGGGGCACCGTGACCGAGGCGTTCTCCTGGCTGGTGACGACGTTCGGGGTGGGTGCCGCGGTGGGAACGGCCGTGGCGGGCCCGGCCGTCGAGCTGGGCGGCACGGCGTGGAGTTTCGCCGTCGCTGCGGCCGGTGGAGTGGCGGCACTCCTCGTTCTGCTGACCACCGGACGGGTACTGGCAGTTCCCGGCCGCACCGCAGTTGCGGTACGGGGATCGGAAAATGATCGAAACGGTGCTGTCGAACCCGGTTTCAGCTCAGGCCATCAGGCGTAA
- a CDS encoding LacI family DNA-binding transcriptional regulator yields MTSAPQPVPTRPTSRDVARAAGVSQATVSLVLGDKWRGRVSAATAERVRHTAHGLGYRPNLAARNLRLGRTRTALLVVPALTNEFFARVYTGAAAVAAEHDFGVVLYPSPEGTGPARDPFASASASLDGVIASSMAAGALDALRGAALPLVMLDSDPADGGVAARVNLDVADGMRQVAEHLLALGHRRFVHLASAVDSWTFVVRGRALHETLRAAPGTSVRTVTAALDVHAGRTAAEQVLAAPGPRPTALVCDDDILAAGACKAARRLGLRVPGDLSVTGFDDLTLATAVEPELTTVRLPAERVGERGMAALLAVLDDRPVEPGSLPVRLVARGSSAPVRP; encoded by the coding sequence GTGACCAGCGCACCCCAGCCCGTACCGACCCGGCCCACCAGCCGCGACGTCGCCCGGGCCGCGGGCGTCTCGCAGGCCACCGTCTCCCTCGTGCTCGGCGACAAGTGGCGGGGCCGGGTCTCCGCGGCCACCGCGGAGCGCGTTCGGCACACCGCCCATGGGCTCGGCTACCGGCCCAATCTCGCCGCCCGCAATCTCCGCCTCGGCCGTACCAGGACCGCGCTGCTGGTCGTCCCCGCGCTCACCAACGAATTCTTCGCGCGCGTCTACACGGGGGCCGCCGCGGTAGCCGCCGAACACGATTTCGGGGTCGTCCTCTACCCGTCCCCCGAGGGCACCGGCCCGGCCCGGGACCCCTTCGCCTCGGCGAGCGCCTCCCTGGACGGCGTGATCGCCTCCTCCATGGCCGCCGGTGCCCTGGACGCGCTGCGCGGTGCGGCCCTGCCGCTGGTCATGCTCGACAGCGACCCGGCGGACGGCGGGGTCGCGGCCCGGGTCAATCTCGACGTCGCCGACGGCATGCGGCAGGTGGCGGAGCACCTGCTCGCCCTCGGCCACCGCCGTTTCGTCCACCTCGCCTCGGCGGTCGACTCCTGGACCTTCGTGGTGCGCGGCCGGGCGCTGCACGAGACCCTGCGGGCGGCTCCCGGCACCTCCGTGCGGACCGTCACCGCGGCGCTCGACGTGCACGCGGGCCGTACGGCGGCCGAGCAGGTCCTCGCCGCCCCCGGCCCCCGGCCCACCGCCCTCGTCTGCGACGACGACATCCTCGCCGCGGGTGCCTGCAAGGCCGCCCGCAGGCTGGGCCTGCGGGTGCCCGGCGACCTGTCGGTCACCGGCTTCGACGACCTGACCCTGGCCACGGCCGTCGAGCCGGAGCTCACCACCGTGCGGCTGCCCGCCGAGCGGGTCGGCGAGCGCGGCATGGCGGCCCTGCTGGCGGTCCTGGACGACCGGCCGGTCGAGCCCGGCAGCCTGCCGGTGCGCCTGGTCGCCCGCGGTTCCTCGGCGCCCGTCCGCCCATGA
- the prcA gene encoding proteasome subunit alpha has translation MSTPFYVSPQQAMADRAEYARKGIARGRSLVVLQYADGIVFVGENPSRALHKFSEIYDRIGFAAAGKYNEYENLRIGGVRYADLRGYTYDRDDVTARGLANVYAQTLGTIFSSAAEKPYEVELVVAEVGTEPEGDQIYRLPHDGSIVDEHGSVAVGGNAEQISTFLDQRHRDGMTLAEALKLAVQALSRDPNGSEREIPAERLEVAVLDRTRPQQRKFKRIVGRQLARLLEADGGSAPTDAPSDTEDGAAAAPTDTTGSADSGGDVESSEK, from the coding sequence GTGTCGACGCCGTTCTATGTCTCACCCCAGCAGGCCATGGCCGACCGGGCGGAATACGCCCGGAAGGGCATCGCCCGTGGTCGCAGCCTGGTTGTGCTGCAGTATGCCGACGGCATTGTGTTCGTCGGCGAGAACCCGTCCCGCGCGCTGCACAAGTTCAGCGAGATCTACGACCGGATCGGCTTCGCCGCCGCCGGCAAGTACAACGAGTACGAGAACCTCCGCATCGGCGGTGTGCGCTACGCCGATCTGCGCGGATACACCTACGACCGCGACGACGTGACGGCCCGTGGGCTGGCCAACGTCTACGCGCAGACGCTGGGCACCATCTTCTCCAGCGCGGCCGAGAAGCCGTACGAGGTGGAGCTGGTGGTCGCCGAGGTGGGCACCGAGCCCGAGGGCGACCAGATCTACCGGCTGCCGCACGACGGTTCGATCGTCGACGAGCACGGCTCGGTCGCGGTCGGCGGCAACGCCGAGCAGATCAGCACCTTCCTGGACCAGCGCCACCGGGACGGGATGACGCTCGCCGAGGCGCTCAAGCTGGCGGTGCAGGCGCTGTCGCGCGACCCCAACGGCAGCGAGCGGGAGATCCCCGCCGAGCGGCTGGAGGTCGCGGTCCTGGACCGTACGCGGCCGCAGCAGCGGAAGTTCAAGCGGATCGTCGGGCGGCAGCTGGCCCGGCTGCTGGAGGCGGACGGCGGCTCCGCGCCGACGGACGCCCCCTCCGACACCGAGGACGGGGCCGCCGCGGCCCCGACGGACACCACCGGGTCCGCCGACTCCGGCGGGGACGTGGAGTCCTCCGAGAAGTAG